In Flavobacterium sp. GSB-24, the genomic window ATAACGGGCCGTAAGTGTAAGATGCAGCTCGGAAAATCAAAGCCACAACAGAGGCATCGTTAAAGGAATTCAGCACAATAATTACAAGAAAAAGTAATATGGAAAATCCGAAATGTACCCAATGTCTTGTTTTTACATTTTTGTTATTTCCTAAATTTTCAGATTTATCCATTCCGAGAAAGTCCACACAAAAAGAAGTTGTAAGTGCCGTTAACGCAGAATCGGTTGTAGCAAAAGTCGCGGCGATAATTCCTAACAGGAAAACAAACGCTGGAATAATTGACAAATGATTTAAAGCAATTTCCGGAAAAAGTAAATCGGTTCTTGGTTTTCCTGTTGCTAAATCTAGCGGAATCGCAACGCCATTTTTATCGGCATAGATATAAAGTAATGCGCCTAAACTCAAAAATATAATATTGATTAAAACGAAAATTCCTGTAAAAGTGAACATGTTTTTTTGCGCTTCGCCGATGTTTTTACAGCTCAGGTTTTTTTGCATTAAATCCTGATCCAGTCCAACCATTGCGATCGTAACAAACATTCCTCCTAAAATTTGTTTTACAAAGTGATATTTGCTCGTAAAGAAATCATCAAAGAAAAAAATCTTTGAATAATTGCTTTTTTGAATGGTTGAAACAGACTCAAGAACAGTCAGGTTAAGACTGTCACAAACAAAATAAATGGTTATAAACACGGAACTAACTAAAAAAAACGTCTGTAAAGTATCGGTAATAATAATGGTTTTCAGTCCGCTTCTAAACGTATATAAAAATATAAGTGCCAGCGCTAAAAGCACAGTAACCGGAAACGGAATATTAAAATCATTAAAAACATAACGCTGTAAAACAATAACAACCAAATACAATCTAAAAGCGGAACTGATTGTTCTGCTGACTAAAAATATAGAAGCTGCAGTTTTATAACTTCGGACTCCCATTCTTTGCTCTATATAACTGTAAATCGAAGTCAGATTCATTCTGTAATAGAGCGGTAGGAGGACTTTTGCAATAATGACAAATCCGATCGCATTTCCTAAAACGAACTGAAAATATTTGAATTGTTCTCCGTTTGGTGAACCAACTTCTCCGGGTACAGAAATAAATGTTACGCCTGAAAGCGCTGTTCCAATCATACCAAAAGCAACTAAATACCATTTAGAATTTTTATTTGCTTTGAAAAAAGAATCGTTGTCTTGTCCTTTCTTACTGATTATGTTTGAAATAAAAAGCAAAAGACCAAAGTAAACAAAGATGAAAATGAGAATGGTGGTAGAAGACATTTGGTTTTGGATTTAGAAATTATATTATTTTTTGCTGTTATGATCCAGCAGCACAGCGCGTACACTTTTATGTTTATGCAGTAATTCTTCGGCTAAATCGTATTCAATTTCCAGTTCTTCCATAATCATTTTGATGCCTCGTTTAACCAGTTTTTCATTCGATAATTGCATGTCAACCATTTTGTTGCCTTTTACTTTTCCAAGCTTAATCATAACCGAAGTTGAGATCATATTCAGCGTCAGTTTTTGTGCCGTTCCAGCTTTCATTCTGGTACTTCCAGTTAAAAATTCAGGTCCTACAATTAATTCAATTGGATGATCTGCTTCCTGCGCTATAAGTCCATTGCTGATGCAGGAAATACTTCCAGTTTTAATATTATGTTCTTTGGCTTTTTTCAAAGCGCCCAAAACATAAGGCGTATTTCCAGAAGCCGCAATTCCTATAATAAAATCCAGACTTGAAATCTCAAATTTAGCTAAATCTTTCCATGCTTGTTCCGTATCATCTTCGGCATTTTCTACCGCTTTTCTAATCGCAGTGTCGCCGCCTGCGATAATTCCGATAATCATATCGTGCGGAACGCCAAATGTTGGCGGACATTCCGATGCATCTAAAATTCCGATACGACCAGAAGTTCCAGCACCGATATAAAATAATCGTCCGCCAAGCTGCATTTTTTTTACGATTGCTTTAACCAGTTTTTCAATTTTAGGAATTTGTCCTTCAATGATATGCGGTACTTTTTTGTCTTCTGTATTAATGTTCGTCAAAAGTTCTTTCACGCTCATTTGATCCAAATCTTTGTATAAAGATTCTTGTTCAGTTTCAGGATTTTTATTTTTCATTTTTCTTTTTTTTTGATTTTTGAAGTCATAATTTTTTCTAATTTCTGACTTCAATATTTTGCATTAGTAGTCTCTATTTTATTAAAAAATAGTTTGATTTGGGGAAATTTAAGGGGTATAAAAATGGTTTCTAATAAAGCAAATATGCTTTTCTCATCGTTTTAAAATCTTC contains:
- a CDS encoding sodium:solute symporter — its product is MSSTTILIFIFVYFGLLLFISNIISKKGQDNDSFFKANKNSKWYLVAFGMIGTALSGVTFISVPGEVGSPNGEQFKYFQFVLGNAIGFVIIAKVLLPLYYRMNLTSIYSYIEQRMGVRSYKTAASIFLVSRTISSAFRLYLVVIVLQRYVFNDFNIPFPVTVLLALALIFLYTFRSGLKTIIITDTLQTFFLVSSVFITIYFVCDSLNLTVLESVSTIQKSNYSKIFFFDDFFTSKYHFVKQILGGMFVTIAMVGLDQDLMQKNLSCKNIGEAQKNMFTFTGIFVLINIIFLSLGALLYIYADKNGVAIPLDLATGKPRTDLLFPEIALNHLSIIPAFVFLLGIIAATFATTDSALTALTTSFCVDFLGMDKSENLGNNKNVKTRHWVHFGFSILLFLVIIVLNSFNDASVVALIFRAASYTYGPLLGLYAFGLLQKSRLVNDKLIPIICIISPILTYFLSENSARLFGYTFDNELIIINGLFTYIGIYFTSKRTSERISF
- the murQ gene encoding N-acetylmuramic acid 6-phosphate etherase; the protein is MKNKNPETEQESLYKDLDQMSVKELLTNINTEDKKVPHIIEGQIPKIEKLVKAIVKKMQLGGRLFYIGAGTSGRIGILDASECPPTFGVPHDMIIGIIAGGDTAIRKAVENAEDDTEQAWKDLAKFEISSLDFIIGIAASGNTPYVLGALKKAKEHNIKTGSISCISNGLIAQEADHPIELIVGPEFLTGSTRMKAGTAQKLTLNMISTSVMIKLGKVKGNKMVDMQLSNEKLVKRGIKMIMEELEIEYDLAEELLHKHKSVRAVLLDHNSKK